A stretch of DNA from Camelus ferus isolate YT-003-E chromosome 18, BCGSAC_Cfer_1.0, whole genome shotgun sequence:
GGGGCCAGGGCTTTGGACTGGTGGAACACGTGTTGGGCAAGGACAGCATCCTCAATCAATCCAACAGCATATTCGGTTGCATCTTCTACACAATACAGCTGTTGTTAGGTGAGTGGCCCCCACCCTCTCATGACAGGCTCCCCCCCTCCTAGCCAGCCCAGGCCCATCCCTCGCAATCTTGGTGACCCAGACATCTGACAGCCAACTGCTCATCAAAGAGCACCCTGGAGGCGAGAACTAACAGGAATCTTTACTGTCAGAACCAGATGGGACCTTAAAGACTTCCTAGGAGCCCAGTTTTGTGGAAAAGACTCAGAAGTTCCTTTCTGGGGGAATCCAAGGATTGCTTGTCTTTCATTTCATGTAGAGCTCAGCAGGAAAATTCACTATTTGGGTCCCAGGGTTTGGTAAACAGATAAGAGAACCAAGGCCTTGGCAGGGCCTGTGGGAGCCTCTCATTTTAGAGACTCTTCCCCAGTAGCCCTGGCTGTCAGGGAGTCATGGCAGTGTTCTAGAGGTGGCCAGTCCCTGAAGCTCATGACTGACCCCTTTCTGCCTTGCAGGTTGCCTACAGGGCCGTTGGGCATCTATCCTCCTGGTACTGAGTTCCCTGGTGTCTCTTGCTGGTTCTGTCTACTTGGCCTGGATCCTGTTCTTCGTGCTGTATGATTTCTGCATCGTTTGCATCACCACCTATGCCATCAATGTGGGCCTGATGATGCTCAGCTTCCGGGAGGTCCAGAGACCCCAGGGCAAAGTCAAGGGGCACTGAGCCCTCACCCCAAGCCAGGCTGATCTCATTTGCTCTGCTTTGGCATGTGACCTTTGCCCAAGGGGGCCAGGTCTGGGTCCTTAGAAGAGTCTGCACCCTGCCCTCACCATATTCCCCCACAGGACAATGGACCAATCATGCCACACTCTTTCCTCCATGTTAGTGCCTTTGGCTCTGTCCCCAAGGGCTGATTTCTAAAGCTCCTGCTGTTGCCCAAGGAGGGAAGTTTCAGAacaataaaatttcttaattaatCAAGTCTGAGCCATCTGTTGGCCAGGGACCTTAGCGTTGGGCCTTCTCCAGTCTTTCCTCCTCTGGGACCAGACCAGAAAATACGagtcagagggagaggagggcccaCCTGGGAAGGATGGTTAGTCCCTTCTCCAGGATGTGGAGTCAGCAAGACCTGGGGTGccatcagcccccacccccaggaaacaGGCTGGCAGCTTGTCCTTGCTGCCTACAGAAGCCAGGCCTCGTCTTCTGGGAGGGCCAAGCGTGCATTTGCAAGGGTGAGCTGCGCTTCTGATTCTGTGCATGCTTGCTGGGAAATTTTTCCTATAGTCTAAATTTAATCCCTCCAGCTGCCTTATTTGCCACCTCAAGCCAGTCTTGATGGCCCTAGAGGGCCAGGAGCAGGTtgtgagtgttttgttttgttttgttttgtttttccaaatgtgtACTAAGCACTCATCCACATGTGAAGCATTGTTTAATAACATGATATGTGTCGACTCATTCAATCCTTATAGCAACGgaatgaggtaggtattattattaaagtcaccccttggtatccacaggggactggttccaggacctaCCCACTCCCTaaaccaaaatccaaggatgctcaagtcccttatagaAAATGACATGGAATTTGCATATACCCTgcacacatcctcccatatacttcaAGTTATACTTTaaagtcatctctagattacttacatcTAATACAATGtgaatagttgtaaatacaatgtaaatgctatgtaactAGTTGCTGGCATGCAGcaaactcaagttttgctttttggaactttctggattttttttttttttgatctgtgtTTGGTTGAATCCgccacagatgcagaacctgtggatacagaggacCGACTGTATCCCTATCttgatgaggagactgaggtacagagaggctaagtaacttgcctaagatcacacagcttgttttggggagggggttaGGGAGCCCTCAGGACTTGAATCCATCAGGGCCATCTGGCTTCAGTATCTGTACTCTTAATTGGAGCCACAGCTGCCTCTGGGTTGGGGTCAGGGTTCCTGAACAGTCTGGGCTGTCCCAAGTTAGAAgccaggaagggagaaagggtgCGCCAAGTGTTCTTCCCTCCTAATTGAGTCTTCCAGCACCTATGAGGTGTAACCCTGTCTCCCGGGAAGGTGACAGAGAGGCATTGAGATTTGCTGGTGTCATACCTAGCAGGAAACAGCCTTGGCACCTCGATATAGCCCTGCACACCCTGCCTCTGAAGCAACGTAGCAGGGGAAGGTATGCAAAATCCAGTTGGACCCAGgcctgggagagaggcagggaagcagaaatgaaaagtgaGAACTGGGAGGGTCCTTCACCTGTTCCTGGGGAACAGCTTCCATGCTGGGAGCAAGTTTACTCTGCCAGGCTTCGGTCTAAACATCTTTATGTTCAACAATTCTGAGTTTTTCAGATAAGGCACAGGCAGGTTAGCTGTCCAAGGTCACTCAAGTAGTCAGTGGGggacctgggatttgaacccagtctgGGCATggcagaggctcagggagaggTGGTGAAGAGCCCAGGGTCACAACCACAGCCCCAGAGCTAGGAACTGCTGGCTCCCTTCCAGCCCAAGAAAAGCAATGACACCTGAGTCGTAGCAAGTTGGGGGTGGAGCAAAGGTGGAGCTAGGAAGACCCAGGTGGCTTCTCCAGGAACCAGAGCACAGGCGGCAGAGTGCCCTGGAGCAGCATGAAGCAGAGCTGGGGACCAAGGCTGCTCATCCTGGGAATGGTGGTCCTCGTAGAGGGTGAGTCACCCGTATCTGGGTGGGTGGGAAGTGGTATGGGGTTCACAAGCCATCctctgccccagcagcccctgcaggtGTGTGAAGGGAGCCTGCCTGTGGGGTGACAGTTTGGCACATAACTGTGTCTGGCTGTGCATGGGGAGGTGTATATGGCCACCTGTGTCCAAAGGGGTGTGACTTCCTTGAGCTGGATTACAGTCTACATGTGCGGGAACTGTCATTACGCCTGTGTGCACCCTGTGCCCCCGTCTACCTCTCTACTTCCAGAATGGCATTAGGCAAGTTCTGGGGCCCTTtggcctcagtctccctgtctTTACCTACTACCCACCTCTCCTGGCTCAGATGTTCAATGggcatgtttgtgtgtgtctgtgatggGGAAAAGGCAGGGCAGGGAACCCTTTGGTAGAGTCTCTGGCAGATTCTGGAAAGGTGGGGGAGTCTGAGTTGTCAGAACAGGGGTGGGGTGAGTCTCAATCTCTCGGCGCCCTCCCCAACTTGGACATGACGCAGGCCTCTAATCCTTCCTCTTAGGCCTCCACAGCCAAGGGCACAATTAAGCTAATGCTCTCCACATGCACAGGTTGCCTCCCTGACTCAGCAGCAGGGGCAGGAGTTGGGGGTTCTGAAGCCTGGAGGAGGGCTGGCCTTGCCCCAAGATgaaccccaggccctgcccctcggGCCCAAGAGTGCTGAGCACAGCGAAGAGAGAACTAATTACTGAGTGTACACTCTGAATAGGTTCCAATAAAAACTGTTTCTTGAtctcatataaatattttcattctggGAGGGGCTGGTGAGGTAGCCCCAGAGTCATAGGCAAGGACCCAGGCAAGTCCCCCAAACCTGTCCCCTCCACCAaggctgggccaggcaggtgaGGCTCCCTCCCCCAAGTCTCACCTGTGTCGCTCTCTCCCCAGGTCTTCTAGCAGCTCAGCGTGGTAAGCTCTGGGGCCATGGGGCCTGGGTCATACTCGGGTCTGGGTTgggcctggggtgagggcagAACAGGGGCCTGCTGTCAGCCTGACCTACACCTCTCCACAGCATGCGGGCAGCGTGGCCCCGGCCCCCCCGAGCCTCAGGAGGGCAACACGGTGGCTGGCGAGTGGCCGTGGCAGGCCAGTGTGAGGCAGCAGGGGGTCCACATTTGCAGCGGCTCCCTGGTGGCGGACACCTGGGTCCTAACTGCAGCCCACTGCTTTGAAAAGTGAGTCATGGCTGCGGTCAAACAGGGTTTCTGGCTTTCAGGGTGGGTGATTTGTCCCCAAACCCCACAAGACTGAGCCCTGCCCCTAGAATAAAGAagtaccatttattaaaaacacgCTGTGTGCTAGGTACATACTATCAACAACTATTAACAACCTTTTTGGTAGAAGccttacaaatgagaaaacaggttgGGAGAAGGGTAGACTTTGCTTAAAGCCACAGGTTTTGGCCCTTCTTTCACCTACTTTGTGCTGCCTCCCATGGTGTCCCCCTTTGCACTCAATGCCTGGGTCTTGTCCCTCCCCTTCCAGGGCGGCAGTGACTGAACTGAACTCCTGGTCAGTTGTTCTGGGATCTCTGCAGCGTGAGGGGCTAAGCCCAggggctgaggaggtgggggtgactGCTCTGCAGCTGCCCAGGGCCTATAACCACTATAGCCAGGGCTCAGACCTGGCCCTGTTACAGCTTGCCCACCCCGTGGCCCACACACCCATCTGCTTGCCCCAACCTGCCCATCGCTTCCCCTTTGGGACCTCCTGCTGGGCAACTGGCTGGGATCAGGACACCAATGATGGTAAGTGCTGGCCCAGACTACAGCCCAGAGaggaacttgcccagggtcacacagcttcaGCTGCCAAATGTCCCTGTTCCCTGTCTCCCTTGCTCCACAGAGCCCTCTCTGGTCCCAACCCCTTCTCTTTTGCCAGCTCCCAGGACCCTACGGAATCTGCACCTGCGTCTAATCAGCCGCCCTACGTGTAACTGTCTCTACAATCGGCTGCACCAGCGGCTGCTGGCCAGCCCGGCCCGGTCTGGGATGCTGTGTGGGGGTCCCCAGCCCGGGGTGCAGGGGCCCTGTCAGGTCTGAGGAGGATGACAGGGGACAAGAAGGGGAGGGAGCCTAGCCTCAATCCACAGGGACGGGTGGGAGGACCGCAGGTAGAGGGTGTCCACCCAGGGTGGGTGCTCAGGTGTCTGCCCTTGACAACACTGCCTGGCTCCAGGGAGATTCCGGGGGCCCAGTGCTGTGCCGCGAACCTGATGGACACTGGATTCAAGCTGGGATCATCAGTTTCGCATCAAGCTGTGCCCAGGAAGACACTCCTGTGCTGCTGACCAACACGGCTACTCACAGCTCCTGGCTGCAGGCTCGAGCTCAGGGGGCAGCCTTCCTAGCTCAGGACCCTGAGACCCCGGAGATCAGTGATGAGGACAGCTGTGTAGGTATGAGCAGCAGGTGTTAGGAATGGGACATGTGGGGACCTTCCCCAGGCCTGCATGAGGACTTCCGGGCAGTGAGTGGAAGCCACAGTGGAACAAATTTCAGCTCAGAATAGAGAACTGGTACAGGGTGTCTACACACTGCCAGGGGCTAATGAAGAGGCTTTTAAGGCCCCTTTCCACCCCTAGGATGGGAAGAGCCCCGTTGAGGCTAAGAGGCATAGACGCCTTGGAACTTTATCCACTTGTAGTTTGGGTAAGGAGGGATTTCTGAGATCTGATTGATGGTTTAGGGGTAAGCTACATATTTCCAAGCAGGGACTCAGCAAGATTGGACAGGGTAGGGCTCCTGCTCAGTCGGGCATTAATTTTGGCATTAAGTGACTAACATGCAAATTGCATGTAAAGTAATTCCCAGGAAGGAAGCTCTGTCTTGATGGTAAGAGAAGCACTAATGAGCCAGGAGTTCTGGGGCCAGTCCAAGCCCAGAGGGGTGCagacaggtggggtgggggaaggatgaGCAGGCCACTCCCATGAGACTGGACCATCGGGGTTAAAAGCTTAGGCCCTGGGTTTTGAATCCCTAGTCGGCTACCTGCTGGTGGTTACTGAGCtggaaagtcacttaacctctctgaaacttTGGATAACTTTGGTAATGAGGGTAACAAATATTCAGCTTAAAAGGACATTGTGAGGATATTTGATAGCACGTGGGAAACGCTTAGCTCAGAGCCTGGCATGCAGTGAGCACTTAGCAAGAAGGCAGATGATGTAATCTGTCTGTTTCAGCCTGTGGATCCTTGAGGAGAGAAGGCCCTCGGGCAGGAGCTCCCTCCCCATGGCCCTGGGACGCCAGGCTGAAGCACCAAGGGAAGCTGGCCTGTGGTGGAGCCCTAGTGTCAGAGGAGGTGGTGCTGACTGCTGCCCACTGCTTCATTGGGTGAGCCCTGTCTCCCTCATCTTTGTGCCTGCACCCTTGCCGGCAGCTCTGCCACCCAGTGCTGTCAACTCTGTCCTTGCACAGGCGCCAGACCCCAGAGGAATGGACTGTAGGCCTGGCAGCTGAACCAGAGGAGCGGGGCCTGAAGCAAGTCATCCTGCATGGGGCGTATACCCACCCGGAAGGGGGCTACGACGTGGCCCTCCTGCTGCTGGCCCAGCCCGTAACACTAGGTCCCAGCCTGCGGCCCCTATGCCTGCCCTATGATGACCACCGCCTGCCTGATGGGGAACGCGGCTGGGTCCTGGGGCTAGCCCGCCAAGGAGCAGGTATGTAGGTAGGTCAGGGCCACCAGCAGCTGTGCATCCAGTTTACAGGCCATGGAGGCAGCTGGGTCTTCTCCCTCGtcctgcaggcaccagctccCCTCAGACGGTGCCTGTGACCATCTTGGGGCCCAGGGCCTGTAGCCGCCTGCATGCGGCCCTTGGGAGCGACAGCATCCCCATTCTGTCAGGGATGGTGTGTACCAGTGTTGTGGGTGAGCCGCCTGGCTGCGAGGTGAGCCCCAGTCCCCCAAACCTCACTCCACAGACCCCTCACGCTGCCACTCATGAACAGACCTCCTGCCATGCTCGCGCTCAGACCCACCTTTCACCTAAATCAGCCTTTCTGCCATCTGGCTCCCAAGTAGCCAGAGCCTcagcccaggcccctctgcccccTGCAGCTACCTGGGGAGAAATGGAAGTCACTCAGTGTCCCTTAACCCCTGACAGGGCCTGTCGGGGGCACCGCTGGTGCATGAGGTGAGGGGCACGTGGTTCCTGGCTGGGCTGCACAGCTTTGGCGATGCCTGCCAAGGCCCTGCAAGGCCTGCTGTCTTTGCGGCGCTCCCCACCTATGAGAACTGGGTCAGCAGTTTGGACTGGCAGGTCTACTTCGCTGAGGAGCCAGAGCCTGAGATTGAGCCTGGAAGCTGCCCTGTGAACACGAGTATGtggccctggggcctccctgtCAACATCTGCCTCTCCAGATCGCTTCTCCCTCGATCTAGGGCAGGATCTGTCCTGACCCACCTGGAGCTTCCCTGGGTGGGGTGGAGTAGAGGACAGACCTATCTggattcaagtcctggctcttcGTCTCTGTTTGACTTGAAGCACGCCTCTTGACCTCTTCAAACCTCACTCTTCCCATCTGTCATGGGGCCTAAGGAGCACTGCCTACCTCTtccttggagggagggagggaagctgtGAGGACAAGATcaaccccaccctccttcctctccttgacAGGCCAACCAGCCGGCTGTTGACAGGTGGCTCTGGGACGCCGCAGTTACAGGGAAGCAATTCCCACATCTCTTTTCCCATGCTCTTACCCCATccccctgacacacacacccAGGCAGGCCCAAAGGTGGGCACAATGGGCTCTAGGAAGGAGCCTGCCCCGACCCGCagctgcccctgctccccaccctgcaggACAGGGAGACGAGGCCTGTGGGTGCTCCCCCACACCCAGCTCTGCAGTCCGACGCAGGCATCCCCAGCTTTCCCTATTCCTCATCCCCTCAGAAACAATCACACCAGCCTCAtactttgaaaatttcttttttgggggggagcaattttcctgtttttttttttaaacttaaataaattgttacaaaatagattttagaaaataagttACAAATTGTAGTAAAAGGCTCCCCTTCCACAGGCAACATTCCCACCTGCGGCTCTCTCTGAATCTGCCTCTCCCTGGTGTTGGAATCTGGCTGGTGAGGGGGGCCCAGCATCATGGCCGAGCCTGCCACTGGGTTACTTGCAGAGCTGGTCACAGGGAAGAAGGTGGTGACAAaggctgggggaaagggggtccTTCAAGGACAGGACAGGAGGAAGACCTCACCCCCTCCTTGGGAAAGAAGCCAGATCTGGGTCCTCTTCGCCAggtgagaggagaaaagagcTGGGGATGCCCAAACTACTCCTGAGCAAAACAAGGAGATCAAGCCTTTCCCTGCaaacctgccccccaccccacattctGATCTTTGGAGAACTGAAGTTCAGAGGGAGAAGCTTAGGTCTGCAGGCCACTGGGGTGAAGGGTCCAGGTgtggggctgtgggggtgggtggagggggcaaTGACAGGTCCCCTCTGCCTGCCGCTGGTGCCTCTGGGGatcctggggagagagagaggaggtcaCTGACTGAGGGGGCAAACTCCATACAACTTGTACCCCCATCCCTAGCCCCGCAGGCCACTCCCCATCGCCCATGGCCCCTGAGGCCTGTATGAGAACTCCCAATTATCTTCCCAGACCTGGCTAACTAGCTCCTCGCTCGTTCCCTTAGGGTCACAAAAAATCTTTTATCCTGAAAGTCCTCTTGTCAGCGCTCTCAGGGGCATCTCACCActgtcccctccttccctgacaGTCTCCCTTCAAGGGCCCACCATCTTAGGGACACCCACCTTTGGTGGCCACTAAATGGAAGGGGCCCTGGGAGAAGGGCTACGGGCCCCTAGAGGAGGTGGAGAGCGAGACCAGGACCTGCTGAGGGAACAGGCTGTCCCACTCCTCCACAGCCTTGTGGAGGCTGGGCCGAGGTGCCTTTCGTGGGGAGTCCCCTTGATAGAGGACAGGAGATAGGGGCTAATGACTGCTGTTACTACAGCTGAGCCTGGCTTCAAAGAAACAATTATCTGTGACTCAGTTCCAGTTAAAGGTGTGCTGATGGGGAGCAGGGTGTGCAGGTAAAAAGGGTGATTTGATTGgatcataaaaaggaaatatgcagcaaagaaagaagaggaggattgaaaaacaggaaggagaagagacGTGGGGCAACATAGGTGGGAAAGCGCCAAGGGTCTAGTTGCCAAGAAAAGAGGAGGTGCAGAGATAAGAcgcagggagagggacagggagctGGGTGCCAACTAGCCACCCAGTTTCCCTGACCAAGTCGGCGTGGAAGCCACAAAGCGGTCCAGTCTGGGGACTCCCATGCCCTGTTCCTCATTCCCTGCCTCCTTGCCTACTCTAGGAAGGAGCAGACCATAGACCATCTTTTCCTCTGGAAGTTATTACTTAACTGGCTGGTTCAGGAGGGTTTCCAGATATAGCAGCTAGATGGTACCCAgctacctcccctccccaaacagACCATTCCTCTTTGGCTCCAGCAAGGCAGAGGAGCCTGGGCAGCTCCTGAccactccctgccacccccaacTGCCCCAGCCCACCATGCTATTCGCCTGACCCAGGGCTTCAGATCTCAGCCGCTCAAAAGGTAGCATCCTCAAACTAGCTTTCTCCATATCCCAGCCCCCTGCCACTCCCTGGGACCCATGTGATCCTCTTGCTACTTGCTTCCCCCGCACCTTGGGACCAATTTTAACCCTCCACTGTgtccccacctcctctgggacCCTTCAATCCTATGCCCACACCCTGTCATGCCCCCGTACCAGAGCTGGCCACTGTCCGTTCctcctggtgctgctgctggtgctgctggaaGCTGATGCGGCGGCGGAAGTGGCGAGGACAATGGGAGCAGGTGAAGGGCCCCTCCCGGGGTGCATGGACCCGCCCATGGCCCTCCAGTCGGGCAGCTGTCCGGAAGGCCTTGCCACAGATGCTGCAGCGGTGGCGCTTGGGGTCCGTGTGGGTCCTGCCGTGGTTCTTAAGGGACAGCAGGTTGGGGAGGAGTt
This window harbors:
- the PRSS53 gene encoding serine protease 53 isoform X3 — its product is MGPGSYSGLGWAWGEGRTGACCQPDLHLSTACGQRGPGPPEPQEGNTVAGEWPWQASVRQQGVHICSGSLVADTWVLTAAHCFEKAAVTELNSWSVVLGSLQREGLSPGAEEVGVTALQLPRAYNHYSQGSDLALLQLAHPVAHTPICLPQPAHRFPFGTSCWATGWDQDTNDAPRTLRNLHLRLISRPTCNCLYNRLHQRLLASPARSGMLCGGPQPGVQGPCQGDSGGPVLCREPDGHWIQAGIISFASSCAQEDTPVLLTNTATHSSWLQARAQGAAFLAQDPETPEISDEDSCVACGSLRREGPRAGAPSPWPWDARLKHQGKLACGGALVSEEVVLTAAHCFIGRQTPEEWTVGLAAEPEERGLKQVILHGAYTHPEGGYDVALLLLAQPVTLGPSLRPLCLPYDDHRLPDGERGWVLGLARQGAGTSSPQTVPVTILGPRACSRLHAALGSDSIPILSGMVCTSVVGEPPGCEGLSGAPLVHEVRGTWFLAGLHSFGDACQGPARPAVFAALPTYENWVSSLDWQVYFAEEPEPEIEPGSCPVNTSQPAGC
- the PRSS53 gene encoding serine protease 53 isoform X4, producing MKQSWGPRLLILGMVVLVEGLLAAQRACGQRGPGPPEPQEGNTVAGEWPWQASVRQQGVHICSGSLVADTWVLTAAHCFEKAAVTELNSWSVVLGSLQREGLSPGAEEVGVTALQLPRAYNHYSQGSDLALLQLAHPVAHTPICLPQPAHRFPFGTSCWATGWDQDTNDAPRTLRNLHLRLISRPTCNCLYNRLHQRLLASPARSGMLCGGPQPGVQGPCQGDSGGPVLCREPDGHWIQAGIISFASSCAQEDTPVLLTNTATHSSWLQARAQGAAFLAQDPETPEISDEDSCVACGSLRREGPRAGAPSPWPWDARLKHQGKLACGGALVSEEVVLTAAHCFIGRQTPEEWTVGLAAEPEERGLKQVILHGAYTHPEGGYDVALLLLAQPVTLGPSLRPLCLPYDDHRLPDGERGWVLGLARQGAGTSSPQTVPVTILGPRACSRLHAALGSDSIPILSGMVCTSVVGEPPGCEGLSGAPLVHEVRGTWFLAGLHSFGDACQGPARPAVFAALPTYENWVSSLDWQVYFAEEPEPEIEPGSCPVNTSQPAGC
- the VKORC1 gene encoding vitamin K epoxide reductase complex subunit 1 isoform X1, producing the protein MGTTWRSPGWVRLALCLAGLVLSLYALHVKAARARDRDYRALCDVGTAVSCSRVFSSRWGQGFGLVEHVLGKDSILNQSNSIFGCIFYTIQLLLGCLQGRWASILLVLSSLVSLAGSVYLAWILFFVLYDFCIVCITTYAINVGLMMLSFREVQRPQGKVKGH
- the PRSS53 gene encoding serine protease 53 isoform X1, which gives rise to MGPGSYSGLGWAWGEGRTGACCQPDLHLSTACGQRGPGPPEPQEGNTVAGEWPWQASVRQQGVHICSGSLVADTWVLTAAHCFEKAAVTELNSWSVVLGSLQREGLSPGAEEVGVTALQLPRAYNHYSQGSDLALLQLAHPVAHTPICLPQPAHRFPFGTSCWATGWDQDTNDEPSLVPTPSLLPAPRTLRNLHLRLISRPTCNCLYNRLHQRLLASPARSGMLCGGPQPGVQGPCQGDSGGPVLCREPDGHWIQAGIISFASSCAQEDTPVLLTNTATHSSWLQARAQGAAFLAQDPETPEISDEDSCVACGSLRREGPRAGAPSPWPWDARLKHQGKLACGGALVSEEVVLTAAHCFIGRQTPEEWTVGLAAEPEERGLKQVILHGAYTHPEGGYDVALLLLAQPVTLGPSLRPLCLPYDDHRLPDGERGWVLGLARQGAGTSSPQTVPVTILGPRACSRLHAALGSDSIPILSGMVCTSVVGEPPGCEGLSGAPLVHEVRGTWFLAGLHSFGDACQGPARPAVFAALPTYENWVSSLDWQVYFAEEPEPEIEPGSCPVNTSQPAGC
- the PRSS53 gene encoding serine protease 53 isoform X2 encodes the protein MKQSWGPRLLILGMVVLVEGLLAAQRACGQRGPGPPEPQEGNTVAGEWPWQASVRQQGVHICSGSLVADTWVLTAAHCFEKAAVTELNSWSVVLGSLQREGLSPGAEEVGVTALQLPRAYNHYSQGSDLALLQLAHPVAHTPICLPQPAHRFPFGTSCWATGWDQDTNDEPSLVPTPSLLPAPRTLRNLHLRLISRPTCNCLYNRLHQRLLASPARSGMLCGGPQPGVQGPCQGDSGGPVLCREPDGHWIQAGIISFASSCAQEDTPVLLTNTATHSSWLQARAQGAAFLAQDPETPEISDEDSCVACGSLRREGPRAGAPSPWPWDARLKHQGKLACGGALVSEEVVLTAAHCFIGRQTPEEWTVGLAAEPEERGLKQVILHGAYTHPEGGYDVALLLLAQPVTLGPSLRPLCLPYDDHRLPDGERGWVLGLARQGAGTSSPQTVPVTILGPRACSRLHAALGSDSIPILSGMVCTSVVGEPPGCEGLSGAPLVHEVRGTWFLAGLHSFGDACQGPARPAVFAALPTYENWVSSLDWQVYFAEEPEPEIEPGSCPVNTSQPAGC